The Dromaius novaehollandiae isolate bDroNov1 chromosome 3, bDroNov1.hap1, whole genome shotgun sequence genome includes the window CAACAGTTTGGTtcatgagaaaaagcagaaagatgaCTACAGAACTATGAAATCTATACTCGTTTCAGTGTAAGCAAACCAAGGGGAAAAGGACACACAAATTAGGAGCTTAGGggtggtggggaggagagagagaaaagaactgCTTAAGATATAACTTGTTGTCCAGAAAAATCCTACGAGAAAAACAGTAGTAGAAACAGACAGATAGAATGTCTTCCCACAGGGAGAGTGAAAAAAGTATTAGGGAGATCTGAAGAACTTAGCAAGTTTGTATTATTTCTTCAGAACATTGATCCTGCACAGTAAAGCCTTCTCTTCCAGTTGTTTTCTTGACGGAGAAGTAGGACCATCTGTCTCTGATATCTTTTCATCTTCTAAGCACTTGCAACAATGACACGCTCTTCTGTGGGGAAAAAGCCTTGAGAACCTGCTCCAAAACAGCTCTCTTGACAGGCTACGACTGCAGAAACTGGGTCACCTTGCATTCAAAGGCAGAAAGCTGGCATACACACACTATCTCCCCTTTTCCTTCCGTTAAGCTTCACTTGTGTGTCCATCCCTATTTCCATGCCACAGTAATTTAGTGGAAGCCAAATCCTGACATTTAAAAACATGACTCTGCTAGATATAAGCATTGCTGCAATTTGGAAACTGGCTGGAGGAAACAACTGAGAtgatacttaaaaaaattaaacatgtatTTGTTGCTGCTGTCATCATTTTTACTGAACACCTCTTTCCCAACCGAGATTTAGAAGTCACACCCAGTCTATCAGTGAGACTTCCCTGCCACAGAGGGCCAACACACGGGAATGGGAAGAACCAGGGATAATGCAGCCATCTTTTGGGTCGAATTCTTATCTCCTCTATTTCTACCATCCATGCCATGCAGAGCTCACAACACTAACAGAGCAGCACTCAGATCATTACCTTTTGTTGATTAACTTCTGGAGGCCATGCTAGAAGAACATAGTTATAAACTGCAAGACTGCTGTTTTCAGAAGGCAtgcaaaaaccaaaaccaatggTGGCAATGTACACATCCTACCAAATGTACAAGAAGTGTTGTGTAAAATTATGAATGGACAAGCACTGGTCAATTTACAAAAGGATcaaaaaaatcctgcatttaCAGTTAAGTGAACTAGTGGGCCCCAAAGTCTTCCACTAGTCTAGATATATAACCTAAACCAGATGTATTTATATAGTTCTGGAATGGACATTTATATGAAACTTGAATATTTACAAATTTATGATTTAAAAACAGCCACATtaacttttattaaataaaaagtatgtaaaaacaagtacaaaaatgtgattccatttctttaaaatataggCTCAAAGTAAAAAGACTGAACAATGTTGTTCAGGCAATAAAGTGCAAAGGGAGCAGTTATCCCAGTCATGCTTAATCCATAAATAACCCTTACACAGCAAGAAGGAATAGAAAAAGTAAACTGAGAGCAGACACAGTCACACTGTGGCTTAGTAATTCATGTGCATTCACAAGACCGACCTGCATGTTCCAAATACAGATAACAGGCAACACGTGCCCCGCACACCTCACAAACAGGCTGTAAGGAATCACAGCTCAGATAAACCTAACACCAGGGAGTCAAACTTCTGTATCATGACACACATATGCCATACGTACCATATGCCATGAAATTCTGTATTCTTCATCATTTCCTCCTCGTGATGCAACCAACCAACACGACAACTTATTAAATTATAACAAAAGTTTCCAAACAGTTTTGTTCAGACAAATGCCAAAAATCGTTAGTTAGGGGGAGTTCTAAATGGCTATGAGTTTGAGACAGGATGCTCGTATTaaaattttccttcctcttccccaccAGTTATAACCATGCCAAAATGGTATCCAGAAGGCAGTCTTCTTGTTCTAGGGAACTTCTGAGCAAAGAAGAGCAGAACATGTCTCTTTCTTTGCCACACAAATTTGGGAAGCTGAAACATGACACAAAACCAAACACTCCAAGCATTCACTTTACCAGAAAGAGGAGTTTCAACCAAGCCCTTTGTAGAGTACAAAGCAGGGtttgcatatgcacacacactcacCAATACGTACACTATGGTCAGCAGATTACAATGTGTATCAAGTGAACAACATCTGGACATTTTAAAGGTCAGGCGCAAACTTTAGTACACTTAGCACAGTACTCTAATTTAGCACAGTTTGAAAACTCATTACCAATAATAACAAGAGCCTTAACTGTAAATATAATGACATaatttgttttcagctgaaaCACGCCCCTGCTCATTTCAGAGGAGTGCAAGATAAGAACAGCAGATCTGCATCTATTCCGATGAGAACAATGTTTTACCCACACACTGAGGAACAAGACTAGCCTTTCAGAACAATGAAGCGGTGCAATAGACAGTGCATTCCTAGTTATCTACATTTTAcatatccaggaaaaaaaaagttctcatcaGTGCTCAGCCTAACTGAGCTTCAGTGTAGGAGAGAAGGTAGGAAGAGTCCAGAAGGAATTAACTATACAGAAACACCTCATTAAGCTGGTGAGCTCTTAATGTCTGTTCTGGCAACCATGATGCTGTCTCCCAGCAGAATAACAGGAACTGTTTAACACCTGGTACCTGACAGCACAACAGCTCTACTGTCAGCTTGCTATAGATACACATATGTATCTATCTGCAACATGGAAACTGAGCAGTCTGATTGCATatgggtattttattttattactcatACTATGCCATTACAACACAGCACTCCTGCAGCCAGTGATTTTGCTTTTTAGGTGTATTTACACTTGGTGTAAAAGAAAATCCATTCAACAGGGAGAATATCTGATTTAATAGAAAAAGGTGATTTTGTATACAAAGTACTGTGGAGAAGTATAAGGCCACATGAAGAGCATCATCAGGTTGACATGGTGGCTATTTCTTAGGTCAAGACAGAATAGTACTGCTTCTGGTGCTTTTGATACAGCTAAATGGAAGTCTTGAACAATTTCCTATAAGGTGCATAAGCATCCACAATACACAAAAAAACTTAATTTTCTATTTCTCCTGTATTCAAAATAATATAAACAGAGACCCAGCTAATTATTCATGGGTTATCTTgctgtttttgcatttttcagtagACTTTGATATGCTGGTTTAGTAGGACTGAAAGGAAAGCATAATTCTTAGTGTCAAAGCTTCTAATGAGTATTTGTGCTTCTACATCCATCAGAGCAGTTTGGCTCCTCCAAACTTTGCTCAGGTGGAGTGCGGACTCAGGAATGCCCAGTATGCCAAACTTCCACCAATGCTTCCACTTGCAAAGAGTAAACTGTTGAAGATTTAACACTtccaaaagaaaaagtcattctgtgtttttaaaaggtgACACACTTTTAGATCTCAATCTTCCCACATCCTCTGCACAAGGAGGGTCTAACAGCACCAGCCCATTGCAGGATCAGGATCTAAAAGTGTGAAAACGCCCCAAAACCAGAGGTATCAAATATCACATGCTTATAAAATGCTCTGGATGTGATTCTTCGAGCTTACTGAAAAGCAGTTTCCAAAACCCTGGGTCTCATCCTGCACACCCCTAGTAACGCAGGCCAGTAATTTGCCCACATATCAAGaccaaaatgaataaatacaaaatatatttggTATAGAAAATACtagtataaaaattaaaaatcaccCTGTTTTACTGTCCATCAAAATATTAACAGCAAGCATTACAAGTGATCTTTAACCTATTGccaaaataatttccaaagaGTTCTGCTTTCCTGAAGTGCTGGTGATTGCATTTGCCCAAATCTTGAAAAAAGAGACAGGGAAGGGATTGAGGAAAGATGAGAGATTTCTCACACAGTATTATTAACTGAAGACCTAAACTGAAGGAAACTAAAGTATGCACAaatgggggggaagagggggagccACTGACAGTTGTTTTAACTGTGAGAGCTGTTACTGACTTTCGGTTTGTGAGAAGGTACTTTCTCACACTAGCCCTGACAGACAGATGATGGCATGGGGATGAGCATACTCAAAGCATTGCTGCTTTTCGATTTCTCTGCCGTGGCAATTCGGTTCAGTTTGCCAACCTCCGTCTGCCAGCTGGGGATCTTCTTTGTGGTCATATGGCGGCGGGTGTGTTTTGTCAAGTGATCACTACGCATAAAGCGACGCTCACACACAGGACAAGCAAACTTCTTCTCTCCTGTATGAGTTCTACGATGGCGAGACAGTTCATCTGAGCGGGCAAACTTCTTGTCACAGCCTTCCCAGTTGCAGCTGAAGGGCTTCTCTCCTGTAGgacataaaaaaaacccacaacttgcTTTTAATATGTTATGTTGCAGTTTTatcaaaaaaataatttataccCCACCTTGCAACAACTGAGGAATTTCACAGAACAGTTCATGTGTGCAGTTAACATTAACTTAAGCACAAGCTGTATTCCAGTTTTAGAGAAAAATCATGGATTTTGTCTTTACTTATTCTCATCTCTTTAAAACTTCCTTAATCAAATCCATTTTTTCCCAATATCCAAAAAACAGTTTAGTGAAAAAGATTATTCACAAAGCTATGTTATTTTCCTACTGAGCTAGAAGCAACTCCCTGCCCCCATCCCTCCTATGTGATCACAGCTCAAAGACTGCTATGTGTCATTAGCAAAAAAAGGTCTGGAACTCAGCCTCAGAGTCCTACTAAAGTGATCCATTTCTACACACAAATACATCATGTCAGTGACTGCTAAAGAATGGCTTATCCTGCCATCCTCACATCCTCACCTAGAAGTCTAACAGACAGTTATGGGAGTTCTGGATGCCCAGGAATGAAAAGCAGTCATGAAGACTTTCAACATTAACTGTTGCTCATCCTGGATGACCACTTAACATCAGACCTATTCTAAACAACAAGATCCACCACCTGCAGTCCCCACAAACCTCAACATAAATACATATCACGCAGCCCAAGTTTATCAATAACACTTTGGAGCAGAACACAAGTTTCCGCCAGAAAGGAAACACCACAGGGAACTTTTAACTCTCAGTATGTGAAATGAGATAAGTTTGACACTTGGTATATACAATGCCACCTAGCCAATCaataaacagaaggaaaggaagacaagATAGATAAACTGCTCTGTCCACTGATCTCGTAAGGCTGAGCGACTTGTGAATGGTCAGTGTGCTTCACTTCCCATGTATGTGGCTACAGTCTTAATCATGTTACAGGGGGACACAAAGTTTCCTCATGATGAGCAGCAGTACATGCTCTAAATTAGACACCTTGTTCCTACTCTATGATTATCCTGTAGGGCTAGGCAAATTCAGGTGCCTGCAGCACTTGCACTCTCTAACCAGAAGCAAGGACTAGAAGCATATTTCTACCTCTGGGCTCCGGTTTACAAAGATTATCAGCATCATTCAGGGTTTAAGCTATTTTCTCAGAGCAATTTTAAAGATAAGCCAGCAAATTAATGCCGATCTGACACAGAAGCTGACACCCAATAAACCACACTGGAAGGGAAGGTGAGGGAAAGaagccaaggaaaaaaaaacccaaagtttagCCAAACATTTGAATGAGCTATTCTGTACCAATCTCCCACTATGCCTATCCCTCAAAATAAAGAACAATCTCTTCTAAGAGCTCAAAATTGAGTTTTAACATGACAGGATCTCTAACTTAGGAAAAGGATAAGTAAAACACATTTATACTGTCTCCACAGTAACCATATTTTATGGAGCAAATCAGCTCatattaattacatttatttagCTTTAGAATTCCCTTTCTGTAAGCAATTGAATAGATCCACTATGTTCCTGCAACAGCTCTACCTTCTAACACAGTAGCCCAAAATCTTAATGCGTACACATTTAGCCTAGACAAAACTCTAGAAAGCAATGTGCagtattcttcttttcttttacttattTAACAAACATTTTAAGTAGATTCAGCTATACGAAGCTCACTGTCCCCTAGAATTAAGAGTAACTACCTGCTATGGTTTACTTACACACCAAACTCCTCCCatactcaaaacaaaaaaaacaaaaacaaaaaaccttgcaCAATTCACTTTGATCTAGTTCCAAATGTCAGAATTCCACTCCTAtctaaacacacatgcacacacacatagctAAGCTTAGCTGAATTTCACATGCTTTAGGTGGAGCAAACACTATTGGGTCAGCTGAGGTCTCAGAACAAAGTCCATCTTGTTTTGCTTGCCCACGGAGAATGAACATTCTTCCGTTCTCAAAGACAAGCAGACATTTCCCGATCacctgctccttcccctcccaccccagaaAAACAGTGCATTTCAACTCCCCAGTGCAAGCAAGAACCGTAGCAACAGAGGACTTTCGTGTCTTACGCACCAGTGTGGGTGCGAAGGTGGGCTTTGAGGTGGGAACTTTTGAAATAGGTTTTCTTGCACCCTGGAAAGTTGCAAACGTAATTCCTCCGTCTAGAAAAGTCCATCTGAGGGGCACAGCTTTGACCAGAAGCTATAAACACAGGGGCAGGAGCAAGGGGCAGTAACTTGGTGCTCCCAACAGTCATTACTGTTTGTGGGCACTGCGGTGTCTGTGTGACAGCAGTCTGTGGAAGAACCAACATAACAGTCCCCTGAGGCACAGAAGGTCCCATGAGTACAGGCTGAGAAAGGGGAGTTGTCTGTGGTAAAATTGGTTTGACTGGAGTTGAAACTGTTGGAGCTGAAGGCTTGACATAGGCATTAATCATACTGCTTTGTCCATTTAAAGGGATCATTTGACAGAGAACTTGGGGGCTTGAAACAGGGACAGGTGTCCCTGAGGTAGCTCTTTTTTGCAAGTCGTTCTCACAATTCTTTGGTAAGCGAGTCTGTGGTGAAACAGGCTGGACTGGTAGTTGTCCTTTATTGGTCACAATATCACTAGAGTCATGCACATAAGGTTGAGGTACTGGAGAGGTTTTGTTAATTAAACCATCAGCAGCACGTGTGTCCTGTGGCAGTCTGGAATGTCTTCGGTCATCTGCTTCACACCAATCTTCGGAACTGCTGTAGCCTGAAGTTGCCTTTGTCTTCTCTTGCACAGCAGGAATGTGGTGGTAAGCAAAACTGTCACCTGTGTGACGTATCACACTTGTCGCCATGGCCCTGCAAGGCTGAGGGGCAAAGGATTCAGATATCACTGGCTTCTGACTGCACTGCCTCTCCATGTTTATAACTGATGGCTTGGTTATGGGAGATGCACAGATTGCAGACGTGACTGAACAGGCAGCTGTATTTGCCATGACAGTCCTTGGTTTGGAATAAGTGACTTGTGAGGGCAGAAGCACAGCAGCTGATATCTCGACGAAGTCAGGGCTGTGCGGAGGGGtcatacactgcaaaaaagaaaatacaattgaACAACAGTGCAATGTTATAGGACAATTTTCCACAACCCTACTGTGAAAACAAAACTATCCCCCTCATAAGCCTGCATAGTGGAGAAACTATGATTAAAGCATACACTTCTCATCTCATGGCCATCTCATCTCATGGCCATTCTGAACAGGGTCAAAACTCTACCAATAAAAGGAAGACAATGATGCAGATGTAAGCCTGCATAAAACATTGTGTGTCAACTCACTGTACAACAAAAAAAACTCATTTCTTCTCAGTAACGAGCGCAGCTTATTAAGATGGTATGAGCTCTCTGCtgttcacagaaaataaattagcgATACATAGCAATTTAAATTTCAAACTTCCATTGAGACCTAGATCTTTTATTAATGATTACCCAATCAGCTGATGGCTACTGCTGAGAAAAACACAACTGGAAATGTTCCCCTTCTCTTATTTATCCATTTCTCTCTAGTCTCTCTTGCTGCTACCATATCTCCCTCCTTCTTTGACACTGAAAATTCATGCCTGTTTCCTATGCTGCTCGAGAGGCAGTTCCAATACTAAGAGGCAGGAGTGTGACAAAAGAAGCCCATTAACCAGCTGTCATCCcacctccatttttttcctctactctATTCTCCTTTTTCCTGACATACCTGTGTACTACAAGCCTACTGGTTGAAATAAGCATCTTAACCTCCTAAAAACTGAATGGCATAGAGCCCTTTCTTAATATCTTCTTTTGTTGCAACATAAATTGCAACAAAAAAAGTGTGATTCAACTGACATTAGTCAGCAACAGCAGACTGATACTTTAGAGAAACAATAGACTGCATGTAGAAAAACATAGTATAAGTCACCATTATGAAACAGTAAAAATTAATTAGTTTTTATCATTTCTCTTACAGCGCTAAAGTGAAACCAAATGTCATCAAGAGTCTTTTTCTTACAGTCCTTGCAGGTAAATCAATGCCAAGTCACTATGGCTCACTCTGCCACTCTCTTCTTACTCCAACTACTCCAAGAAAATTGTAACAACCATCCAAATAAGCTTTCTTATCACACCTGTCAAAGTAAATACCTTGGTGGTAAAAGCTTTCCCACTTAGACT containing:
- the KLF11 gene encoding Krueppel-like factor 11 isoform X1 — protein: MHGSPCSEMGDAPAVDIADIYESIRERQRHDSERSTCSTLEKNDIEAVEALVCMSSWGQRAQKGDILKIRPLTPFSDSGDFTMHTEATSESPKDYLSTLCMTPPHSPDFVEISAAVLLPSQVTYSKPRTVMANTAACSVTSAICASPITKPSVINMERQCSQKPVISESFAPQPCRAMATSVIRHTGDSFAYHHIPAVQEKTKATSGYSSSEDWCEADDRRHSRLPQDTRAADGLINKTSPVPQPYVHDSSDIVTNKGQLPVQPVSPQTRLPKNCENDLQKRATSGTPVPVSSPQVLCQMIPLNGQSSMINAYVKPSAPTVSTPVKPILPQTTPLSQPVLMGPSVPQGTVMLVLPQTAVTQTPQCPQTVMTVGSTKLLPLAPAPVFIASGQSCAPQMDFSRRRNYVCNFPGCKKTYFKSSHLKAHLRTHTGEKPFSCNWEGCDKKFARSDELSRHRRTHTGEKKFACPVCERRFMRSDHLTKHTRRHMTTKKIPSWQTEVGKLNRIATAEKSKSSNALSMLIPMPSSVCQG
- the KLF11 gene encoding Krueppel-like factor 11 isoform X2: MHGSPCSEMGDAPACMTPPHSPDFVEISAAVLLPSQVTYSKPRTVMANTAACSVTSAICASPITKPSVINMERQCSQKPVISESFAPQPCRAMATSVIRHTGDSFAYHHIPAVQEKTKATSGYSSSEDWCEADDRRHSRLPQDTRAADGLINKTSPVPQPYVHDSSDIVTNKGQLPVQPVSPQTRLPKNCENDLQKRATSGTPVPVSSPQVLCQMIPLNGQSSMINAYVKPSAPTVSTPVKPILPQTTPLSQPVLMGPSVPQGTVMLVLPQTAVTQTPQCPQTVMTVGSTKLLPLAPAPVFIASGQSCAPQMDFSRRRNYVCNFPGCKKTYFKSSHLKAHLRTHTGEKPFSCNWEGCDKKFARSDELSRHRRTHTGEKKFACPVCERRFMRSDHLTKHTRRHMTTKKIPSWQTEVGKLNRIATAEKSKSSNALSMLIPMPSSVCQG